A genomic stretch from Colwellia sp. Arc7-635 includes:
- a CDS encoding GNAT family N-acetyltransferase: MNIRIFNRDDFHAVKDIYQQGIDTGNATFQKMAKSWEEWNNAMLSNCRLIATDNNQIVGWAGLSAVSSRVVYSGVAEVSVYVSKSAQGKGAGQKLLSQLILESENNNIWMLQAGIFPENVASIALHKKSGFREVGIREKVGQMSGIWRDSVLLERRSKIVGISDD, translated from the coding sequence ATGAATATTCGAATATTTAATAGAGACGATTTTCATGCAGTAAAAGATATTTATCAGCAAGGGATTGATACAGGAAACGCTACTTTTCAAAAAATGGCAAAAAGCTGGGAAGAATGGAACAATGCAATGTTATCTAATTGCCGCCTTATAGCGACTGACAATAATCAAATAGTAGGTTGGGCTGGCCTCTCTGCTGTTTCAAGTCGAGTTGTATATTCGGGTGTTGCTGAAGTCAGTGTTTATGTTTCTAAAAGCGCACAAGGAAAAGGTGCTGGGCAGAAGTTGCTTTCTCAATTAATTTTAGAGTCTGAAAATAATAATATTTGGATGTTGCAAGCAGGTATTTTTCCAGAAAATGTTGCAAGTATTGCACTCCATAAAAAGAGTGGTTTTCGTGAAGTCGGAATTCGAGAGAAAGTGGGACAAATGAGCGGTATATGGCGTGACTCGGTCTTATTGGAAAGGCGTAGCAAAATAGTTGGAATTTCAGATGATTAA
- a CDS encoding alpha/beta hydrolase, with the protein MKKTAEKISDSRRNVLKKATALATIVATGGISLSTHAQRQNSEVNSSKLEAKYLPIPTQAPATEGVLSLSGGAGLYYWDTGGDGPVVILSHPGRGSALTWPYQQPVFTKAGFRTIAYSRRGYFGSPAGSKSDTGSYADDLNALVKYLNVEKFHILGLAAGGFAVSDYVVSYPEKILSMTIVCSLFGLWDKNIDERLDFILPKSFSDLPPEFKELGPSYRWANPEGVNAWIEMEKKSKGDGIRHGQKAKSDITWDKFRAAKIPTFFIAGGADLYQPPSMMRAAAREIPNSETLVVPEAGHAVQWEQPEIFNRSVIAVFRKHS; encoded by the coding sequence ATGAAAAAAACAGCAGAGAAGATTAGTGATAGTCGACGAAATGTTCTAAAAAAAGCCACTGCCCTAGCAACCATTGTCGCGACGGGTGGGATCAGTTTAAGTACCCACGCTCAAAGACAAAACAGTGAGGTTAATTCTAGCAAACTTGAAGCCAAATATTTACCAATACCAACACAAGCCCCTGCGACTGAAGGGGTACTGTCACTTTCTGGTGGAGCCGGGCTTTATTACTGGGATACCGGTGGAGACGGTCCAGTAGTTATACTGTCGCATCCAGGTAGAGGTAGCGCATTAACTTGGCCTTATCAACAACCTGTTTTTACCAAAGCAGGATTTAGAACGATTGCATATTCAAGACGCGGTTACTTTGGCTCCCCTGCCGGTTCGAAAAGCGATACGGGTAGCTATGCTGATGACCTTAATGCGTTAGTTAAGTATTTAAATGTCGAAAAATTTCACATTCTAGGTTTGGCGGCAGGAGGCTTCGCCGTTTCAGATTATGTTGTTTCCTACCCCGAAAAAATACTTAGTATGACGATAGTCTGTAGCCTCTTTGGTTTATGGGATAAAAATATTGATGAACGGCTAGACTTTATTCTTCCAAAAAGTTTTAGCGATTTACCTCCTGAGTTTAAGGAACTCGGGCCGTCTTATCGCTGGGCAAACCCTGAAGGGGTAAATGCATGGATTGAGATGGAGAAGAAGTCTAAAGGAGATGGGATCAGGCATGGGCAAAAAGCGAAAAGTGATATTACTTGGGATAAATTTAGAGCGGCTAAAATCCCTACTTTTTTTATTGCCGGTGGTGCTGATTTATATCAGCCGCCTTCAATGATGCGAGCAGCTGCTCGGGAAATTCCTAATAGTGAAACCCTAGTGGTGCCAGAAGCAGGACATGCTGTTCAATGGGAACAACCTGAAATATTTAATCGTTCGGTTATAGCCGTTTTCAGAAAACACAGTTAA
- a CDS encoding GNAT family N-acetyltransferase: MEIRSISWQETIPLRHKVLWPNKLLEYCHVEGDHDAIHFGAFTDDKLVCVASVYVKSDKARLRKFATNADYQSQGIGSKMLKTILHSLKNTEVKVFWCDARESALSFYSRFGMQPYGERFYKADVSYFKMRVAL, translated from the coding sequence ATGGAAATTAGAAGTATCTCTTGGCAAGAAACAATCCCTCTTCGCCACAAGGTTCTATGGCCAAACAAGCTACTTGAATATTGTCATGTAGAAGGTGACCACGACGCTATACATTTCGGTGCATTTACTGACGATAAACTTGTTTGCGTTGCATCAGTGTACGTAAAGTCAGATAAGGCTCGCTTACGTAAATTTGCGACTAATGCTGATTACCAAAGCCAAGGAATAGGCTCAAAAATGTTAAAGACTATTCTCCATTCGCTCAAAAATACCGAAGTAAAAGTGTTCTGGTGTGATGCTAGAGAATCCGCTTTAAGTTTCTATAGCCGTTTTGGTATGCAGCCATATGGTGAACGCTTTTATAAAGCAGATGTTTCTTACTTTAAAATGAGAGTTGCTTTGTAG
- a CDS encoding zinc-binding dehydrogenase, with the protein MTTSNIQLTSTISEDNKLTLALKNIEIPQPGADEVVIRLEAAPLNPSDLAVLFSVADMTTAQQSGSEQSPVINADVPAKFMPAVKARVGKAIPVGNEGAGTVIAAGSSPAAQALMGKTVAVIGGGTYRQYIAANVQSCLPLKEGTTAKEGASSFVNPLTALAMVETMRAEGHNAIIHAAAASNLGQMLNRICIADGIDLINIVRKAEQETLLRDMGAKYVVNSSSDTFLADLTTAIIETDATIAFDPIGGGKLTSDILNCMEVAASRDMKEHSVYGSDTYKQVYIYGALDRGPITLNRNFGFAWGVNGFLLFNALGKLGTKTVIAMRKRVADEITTTFASHYTHEVSLAEVLQLKSMAAYSKQATGEKYLITPQK; encoded by the coding sequence ATGACAACGTCAAATATCCAACTTACTTCAACCATCAGTGAAGACAATAAATTAACGCTTGCCTTAAAAAACATCGAAATACCACAACCTGGTGCCGATGAAGTGGTTATTCGTCTTGAAGCTGCGCCATTAAACCCGTCTGACTTAGCCGTTCTTTTTAGCGTTGCAGACATGACAACAGCACAGCAATCAGGCTCTGAACAAAGCCCAGTGATTAACGCAGATGTTCCCGCTAAGTTTATGCCTGCGGTTAAAGCGCGTGTTGGTAAAGCCATTCCTGTTGGTAATGAAGGCGCAGGAACCGTTATAGCGGCGGGTTCATCACCTGCGGCACAAGCATTAATGGGTAAAACCGTGGCCGTTATTGGTGGTGGTACTTATCGTCAATATATTGCTGCCAACGTGCAAAGCTGTTTACCATTAAAAGAAGGTACTACGGCAAAAGAGGGGGCATCTTCTTTTGTTAACCCACTTACGGCATTAGCGATGGTTGAAACCATGCGTGCTGAAGGTCATAACGCCATTATTCATGCGGCGGCTGCGTCTAACCTTGGTCAAATGCTAAATCGTATTTGTATTGCCGATGGCATTGATTTAATTAACATTGTCCGTAAAGCCGAGCAAGAAACATTGTTGCGTGATATGGGCGCAAAATATGTTGTTAACTCAAGTAGCGATACTTTCCTTGCTGACTTAACAACGGCGATTATTGAAACAGATGCAACTATCGCGTTTGATCCCATTGGCGGCGGCAAGCTAACCAGTGACATTCTAAATTGTATGGAAGTTGCTGCGTCTCGTGATATGAAAGAGCACAGTGTTTATGGCTCTGACACGTACAAACAAGTGTACATTTATGGCGCATTAGACCGTGGCCCAATAACACTCAATCGAAATTTCGGTTTCGCTTGGGGTGTCAATGGCTTCTTATTGTTCAATGCGTTAGGTAAATTAGGTACTAAAACGGTTATTGCGATGCGTAAACGTGTGGCAGATGAAATTACCACGACATTTGCTAGTCACTACACACATGAAGTATCGTTGGCAGAAGTATTACAATTAAAATCGATGGCAGCTTATTCTAAACAAGCGACAGGTGAGAAGTACTTAATTACGCCACAAAAGTAA
- a CDS encoding glutathione S-transferase produces MMTLHGFAASNYYNLVKHVLLYKELPFKENLLYAGSEELLAISPAGKVPVITTAEGLELSESSVICDFIEETYPAIPLYPENAGERAVVRQIMKMAELYFELPSRRLIPYAFSGTAVPDAIKAEVRQVLTRGITGLSRLCQFSPWVAGEQLTMADIYLYYVNTIVNAFGSSQLEWDVLAEVPGMKEWNNAMSHSVIAQKVEADRQANMPEFMQKVAAQIKAANGG; encoded by the coding sequence ATGATGACTTTGCACGGCTTTGCCGCGAGCAACTACTACAACCTAGTGAAACATGTATTGCTATACAAAGAGCTGCCATTTAAAGAAAACCTACTTTACGCAGGTAGTGAAGAATTACTGGCAATTAGTCCCGCGGGCAAAGTACCTGTTATCACCACTGCTGAAGGGCTTGAGCTTTCAGAGTCGAGCGTTATTTGTGATTTTATCGAAGAAACTTACCCTGCAATTCCGTTATACCCTGAAAATGCAGGAGAGCGTGCTGTTGTCCGCCAAATAATGAAAATGGCAGAGCTGTATTTTGAACTGCCAAGCAGACGACTGATACCTTATGCATTTTCAGGCACAGCAGTACCTGATGCGATTAAAGCTGAAGTACGTCAAGTATTAACCCGTGGCATTACCGGCTTAAGCCGTTTGTGCCAATTTTCACCTTGGGTTGCTGGTGAGCAATTAACTATGGCTGATATTTATCTTTATTATGTCAACACCATTGTTAACGCCTTTGGCTCTAGCCAGCTTGAGTGGGATGTACTGGCAGAAGTACCAGGAATGAAAGAATGGAACAATGCTATGAGTCATTCGGTCATTGCCCAAAAAGTGGAAGCTGATCGTCAGGCCAATATGCCTGAGTTTATGCAAAAGGTGGCCGCTCAAATTAAAGCGGCAAACGGCGGATAA
- a CDS encoding LysR family transcriptional regulator has protein sequence MDQLRAIRYFSKVVETGSFTKAANALNVPPSSLSRRVADLEKSLGATLLKRSTRIVKLTEVGQIYYNDVQQILNQLEQSNETVRSYQTTPMGRLSISSMVGFGEKILLPLLDEFSALYPEIVLDISLSDELSTLGRDDVDIAIRGGYAPNERVLAIRLMDNGFIPVASPRYLEKYGVPSHAMELKEHNGIYFKTPTGPTPWLCNMNGQWHDVSGPAIAISNNGTWLAKKACDGEGILMSTRWALSSYLESGKLQELKFEHELAITQNSDMAVYLLYQKQRYLVPKVKAAVDFLVTRIK, from the coding sequence TTGGATCAACTACGCGCAATACGCTATTTCAGCAAGGTCGTCGAAACCGGCAGTTTTACCAAAGCAGCGAATGCTTTAAATGTGCCGCCATCATCTTTGTCGAGGCGCGTTGCAGATTTAGAAAAGAGTTTAGGAGCAACGCTATTAAAACGCTCAACTCGAATCGTTAAATTGACTGAAGTCGGGCAAATTTATTATAACGATGTCCAACAAATATTGAATCAACTAGAACAAAGCAATGAAACGGTGCGTAGTTATCAAACTACCCCCATGGGTCGTTTATCTATCAGTTCGATGGTTGGTTTTGGCGAAAAGATATTACTTCCTTTGTTAGATGAATTCAGTGCGTTATATCCAGAAATTGTCTTAGATATTAGCTTAAGTGACGAGTTATCAACGCTAGGACGTGACGATGTCGATATTGCCATTCGCGGTGGTTACGCGCCAAATGAACGCGTTTTAGCCATAAGATTAATGGACAATGGCTTTATTCCTGTCGCTTCACCCCGTTATTTAGAAAAATATGGCGTACCTAGTCACGCAATGGAACTAAAAGAACATAACGGCATTTATTTTAAAACACCAACAGGACCAACGCCTTGGTTATGTAATATGAACGGTCAATGGCATGATGTTTCGGGTCCAGCGATAGCAATTTCAAATAACGGCACCTGGTTAGCGAAAAAAGCGTGTGACGGCGAAGGCATTTTAATGTCAACGCGATGGGCGTTATCTTCATATCTTGAATCAGGCAAGCTGCAAGAGCTTAAGTTTGAGCATGAGTTAGCCATAACTCAAAATTCTGATATGGCGGTTTACTTGTTGTATCAAAAACAACGCTATTTAGTACCAAAAGTAAAAGCAGCTGTAGATTTTTTAGTGACAAGAATCAAGTGA
- the pntB gene encoding Re/Si-specific NAD(P)(+) transhydrogenase subunit beta, producing MSTGIVTVAYITAMVLFILALSGLSNQETARKGNWYGISGMIIAFLATVLGVVSNNYIELMVALLIGGSIGMLGARRVQMTEIPELIAILHSLIGLAAIMVGYANFADASTSFTGIDLTIHDIETYVGVLIGAVTFSGSITAYGKLSGRIGSKPLTLPGRHIFNLALLVAVVWFGQQFVAQSAIGGGLLPLLIMIAIALVFGVHMVMAIGGADMPVVISMLNSYSGWAAAATGFMLNNDLLIVIGALVGSSGAILSYIMCKAMNRNFLSVIAGGFGSGASAKASSAGEQEQGDVITTTAIETAELLNNAKEVMIIPGYGMAVAKAQQIVFELTEKLRDKGVNVRFAIHPVAGRMPGQMNVLLAEANVPYDIVFEMDEVNDDFEQVDVSLIIGANDIVNPSALDEPDSPIAGMPVLECWHGKTSIVLKRSMATGYAGVQNPLFFKDNTQMLFGDAKTTLTEVVAAL from the coding sequence ATTAGTACGGGTATTGTAACCGTGGCGTATATTACTGCGATGGTCCTTTTTATTTTAGCTTTAAGCGGATTGTCTAATCAAGAAACGGCTCGAAAGGGCAATTGGTATGGTATTTCGGGAATGATTATTGCGTTTTTGGCAACCGTTCTTGGTGTAGTCAGCAATAATTATATTGAGTTAATGGTGGCCTTGTTAATTGGCGGCAGTATTGGCATGTTAGGCGCCAGACGCGTGCAAATGACCGAAATCCCCGAGCTTATTGCTATTTTACACAGCCTTATTGGACTGGCGGCTATTATGGTGGGTTATGCTAATTTTGCTGATGCCTCAACTAGTTTTACCGGCATTGATTTAACCATTCATGACATAGAAACCTATGTTGGCGTGCTGATCGGTGCGGTTACTTTCTCAGGCTCAATAACGGCTTACGGTAAACTTTCAGGGCGTATAGGCAGCAAGCCGTTGACGTTACCCGGACGCCATATATTTAACCTCGCGTTATTGGTTGCAGTGGTTTGGTTTGGTCAACAATTTGTTGCTCAGTCTGCTATTGGTGGAGGTTTGTTGCCTTTGCTGATTATGATAGCCATTGCCTTAGTTTTTGGTGTTCATATGGTTATGGCGATTGGCGGTGCTGATATGCCGGTGGTTATATCTATGCTCAATAGCTATTCAGGTTGGGCAGCCGCCGCGACAGGCTTTATGTTAAATAACGATCTGCTTATTGTTATTGGTGCACTCGTGGGTTCAAGTGGCGCTATTTTGAGTTACATTATGTGTAAAGCAATGAATAGGAACTTCTTATCAGTCATTGCGGGTGGTTTTGGCAGTGGCGCTAGCGCAAAAGCATCGTCTGCAGGCGAACAAGAGCAAGGCGATGTAATAACAACGACAGCAATTGAAACCGCTGAACTGCTTAATAACGCTAAAGAAGTGATGATCATTCCAGGTTACGGTATGGCCGTGGCGAAAGCGCAGCAAATTGTCTTCGAACTGACAGAGAAATTACGCGATAAAGGCGTTAATGTTCGTTTTGCAATACATCCTGTGGCTGGGCGTATGCCTGGGCAAATGAATGTGCTACTAGCCGAGGCAAATGTACCTTACGATATTGTCTTTGAAATGGATGAAGTAAACGATGACTTTGAGCAGGTTGATGTTTCCTTAATCATTGGCGCTAACGATATCGTTAACCCCTCAGCGCTTGATGAGCCAGACAGTCCAATAGCCGGCATGCCGGTACTTGAATGTTGGCATGGTAAAACATCTATTGTGTTAAAACGCAGCATGGCAACGGGTTATGCTGGCGTACAAAATCCCTTGTTTTTTAAAGACAATACACAAATGTTATTTGGTGACGCTAAAACAACATTAACCGAGGTGGTCGCGGCGCTTTAA
- a CDS encoding Re/Si-specific NAD(P)(+) transhydrogenase subunit alpha: protein MKIGVPKEIIKGERRVATTPDTVKKLTKLGFSVAIEAGAGDAANYPDDVYAQAGCEIVSSAKALWQQSDIVLKVQAPEAEERALLKSGQTLVSFLWPAQNPDMLKELTERGVTAIAIDSIPRISRAQKMDARSSMANISGYRAIVEAAQHFDRFFTGQITAAGKVDPAKVLVIGAGVAGLAAIGAAKSMGAIVRSFDTRAEVKEQIESMNAEFLMLDFKDEDGSGEGGYAKVMSDEFIQAEMALFAAQAKDVDIIVTTALIPGKPAPKLITSDMVASMKKGSVIVDLAAEQGGNCELTVPGEVALVDGVSIIGYTDLPSRLAAQSSQLYSNNLHNLLAEMTPEKDGNLLVDMTNDVVLGATICLAGKTTWPPPAPKLSAAPKKPKAQKAAAIPVEKKQSIVGPLIGATLLALALLGLGGFAPANFMSHFTVFVLACFVGYMVIWSVSPALHTPLMSVTNAISSIIVIGALIQISSTDDTIKWFAVFTVLIASINIVGGFAVTHRILKMFRK, encoded by the coding sequence ATGAAAATAGGTGTGCCAAAAGAAATTATTAAGGGCGAACGACGCGTTGCCACAACCCCAGATACCGTAAAAAAATTAACTAAACTTGGTTTTAGTGTTGCCATTGAAGCGGGAGCCGGAGACGCGGCTAATTACCCAGATGACGTATACGCTCAAGCAGGTTGTGAAATAGTAAGCTCAGCAAAAGCGTTATGGCAGCAGTCTGATATTGTGCTTAAAGTACAAGCGCCAGAAGCTGAAGAACGTGCGTTATTAAAAAGCGGACAAACATTGGTTAGTTTTTTATGGCCGGCGCAAAATCCAGACATGCTAAAAGAATTAACGGAACGTGGCGTAACCGCTATCGCGATAGATAGTATTCCGCGTATTTCTCGTGCCCAAAAAATGGATGCACGTAGTTCGATGGCCAATATTTCGGGTTATCGGGCAATAGTAGAAGCTGCGCAACATTTTGACCGATTTTTTACTGGGCAAATTACCGCTGCTGGAAAAGTAGACCCCGCTAAAGTACTTGTTATCGGCGCCGGTGTTGCTGGCTTAGCGGCTATTGGCGCCGCAAAAAGCATGGGGGCGATTGTGCGCTCGTTTGATACCCGAGCAGAAGTTAAAGAGCAAATTGAAAGCATGAACGCCGAGTTTTTAATGCTCGATTTTAAAGATGAAGACGGCTCCGGCGAAGGTGGTTACGCCAAAGTTATGAGTGACGAATTTATCCAAGCCGAAATGGCCTTGTTTGCCGCGCAAGCTAAAGACGTTGACATTATTGTCACCACCGCACTCATTCCAGGAAAACCTGCGCCTAAGTTGATCACCAGTGACATGGTTGCCTCAATGAAAAAAGGCAGCGTTATTGTTGACCTTGCTGCAGAGCAGGGCGGTAACTGTGAATTAACTGTACCTGGTGAGGTTGCGCTTGTTGATGGCGTATCTATTATTGGTTACACCGATTTACCCAGTCGTTTGGCAGCGCAATCAAGCCAACTCTATAGCAACAATTTACACAACTTGTTAGCCGAGATGACACCTGAAAAAGATGGAAATCTGCTTGTTGATATGACAAATGACGTTGTTTTAGGAGCAACTATTTGTCTTGCAGGAAAAACAACTTGGCCGCCACCAGCACCTAAGCTTTCTGCTGCGCCTAAAAAACCCAAAGCTCAAAAAGCAGCCGCCATTCCGGTCGAAAAGAAGCAATCAATCGTTGGTCCTCTTATTGGCGCTACCCTGTTGGCTTTAGCATTGCTTGGACTTGGCGGGTTTGCTCCGGCTAATTTTATGTCGCACTTTACTGTTTTTGTACTAGCTTGTTTTGTTGGCTATATGGTGATTTGGAGCGTATCGCCAGCATTGCATACGCCATTAATGAGTGTAACTAATGCTATTTCAAGCATCATTGTTATCGGTGCCTTGATTCAAATAAGTTCGACGGACGATACAATTAAATGGTTTGCCGTTTTTACGGTGTTAATTGCCAGTATTAATATTGTTGGCGGGTTTGCTGTAACACACCGCATACTTAAAATGTTCCGTAAGTGA
- the adhP gene encoding alcohol dehydrogenase AdhP, translating into MQAAVVEEFGKPLVIRELDIPSPAAGQILVKTEACGVCHTDLHAANGDWPLKPTPPFTPGHEGIGLVTEIGEGVTSVKVGDRVGVPWLYSACGHCEFCLSAYEPVCPDAEFGGYTKDGGFAEYIIADPNYVAHIPAGLSAIQAAPIICAGITTYKGIKETEAKPGEWVAISGCGGLGHLAIQYAKAMGLKVCAVDIDEGKLEHAKEVGADAVVNAKTENAAETVKEITNGGAHGVLITAPSLPAFEQGVNMTRKHGTCVLVGLPPGEFPTPLFDVVANCITIKGSFVGNRKDMAEALAFAAQGKVKADIELQPLSAINDIFERLEHGKVPSRVVIDFTL; encoded by the coding sequence ATGCAAGCCGCCGTGGTTGAGGAATTTGGCAAACCTTTAGTTATACGTGAATTAGATATCCCATCGCCAGCTGCAGGGCAAATACTAGTTAAAACAGAAGCTTGTGGTGTATGCCACACCGACTTACATGCTGCAAACGGTGATTGGCCATTAAAACCAACACCGCCATTTACCCCCGGTCATGAAGGTATTGGTCTTGTAACTGAAATTGGAGAAGGCGTTACGAGTGTAAAAGTGGGCGATAGAGTCGGTGTTCCATGGCTTTATTCCGCTTGTGGTCATTGTGAGTTTTGCTTGAGCGCTTATGAGCCAGTATGCCCAGATGCTGAATTTGGCGGTTACACCAAAGACGGTGGTTTTGCTGAGTATATTATTGCCGATCCAAATTATGTTGCCCACATTCCTGCTGGCCTATCAGCAATACAAGCGGCACCTATTATTTGTGCAGGCATTACAACCTATAAAGGTATTAAAGAAACTGAAGCTAAACCGGGTGAATGGGTTGCCATTTCAGGTTGTGGTGGTCTTGGACATTTAGCCATTCAATATGCTAAAGCGATGGGGCTTAAAGTCTGCGCGGTTGATATTGACGAAGGCAAGCTAGAACATGCTAAGGAAGTCGGTGCTGATGCCGTGGTTAATGCTAAAACAGAAAATGCTGCTGAAACGGTTAAAGAAATAACCAATGGCGGTGCACACGGTGTACTGATCACCGCACCCTCGCTACCAGCATTTGAGCAAGGGGTTAATATGACCCGAAAACATGGCACCTGTGTGTTAGTCGGCTTACCGCCAGGTGAGTTCCCAACACCACTGTTTGATGTGGTCGCAAATTGCATCACGATTAAAGGTTCGTTTGTTGGTAACCGTAAAGACATGGCTGAAGCACTTGCTTTTGCTGCACAAGGTAAAGTTAAAGCGGATATTGAGTTACAACCGTTAAGCGCTATTAATGACATTTTTGAAAGACTTGAACATGGCAAAGTGCCATCACGTGTGGTTATTGATTTCACGCTTTAG
- a CDS encoding NAD-dependent succinate-semialdehyde dehydrogenase has translation MAYATTNPYTGEVLKTFPDATDAEIIKAIENADTAFSSWKQTSFSARAEIMQKAADLLRNDTAGYAKLLTLEMGKITSEAKAEVELSAAILEYYANNAERLLASEKLVVADPAEGEAIIVHDPLGVLLAVEPWNFPYYQVARIIAPQLSAGNTMLLKHAGIVPQCAAAFEALMLEAGLPKDVFQNLYAAHSQTEMIISHPLVRGVALTGSEGSGAIVASTAGKALKKSTLELGGADAFVVLADAEMEKTVNWAVFGRHWNGGQVCVSSKRMIIADEVYDDFLEQYTAGVAQLQAGDPFDPATTLAPLSSQSAADELKVKINEAIALGAIATEVGPKVPSQGAFVQPTILTNISEDNPARNWEFFGPVSMLFRAKDEADAIRIANDSPFGLGGSVFTSDPEHGLEVAKQISTGMVFINHPTMVKADLPFGGVRHSGYGRELIGLGIKEFVNHKLIDVVDIDAPF, from the coding sequence ATGGCTTATGCAACAACAAATCCATATACAGGAGAAGTGCTAAAAACTTTTCCTGACGCGACAGACGCTGAAATTATTAAAGCAATAGAAAATGCCGACACAGCCTTTTCATCATGGAAACAAACGTCTTTTTCTGCTCGTGCCGAAATAATGCAAAAAGCGGCTGACTTATTACGTAATGACACAGCCGGTTATGCCAAATTATTAACGTTAGAGATGGGTAAAATAACATCAGAAGCAAAAGCTGAGGTTGAATTATCTGCGGCTATTTTAGAGTATTACGCTAACAATGCTGAGCGACTGCTGGCATCAGAAAAGTTAGTTGTTGCCGACCCAGCGGAAGGCGAAGCAATCATTGTGCACGACCCGCTTGGGGTATTGCTTGCGGTTGAACCATGGAATTTTCCGTATTATCAAGTGGCACGTATTATTGCGCCACAATTATCCGCAGGTAACACCATGCTATTAAAGCATGCCGGTATTGTTCCACAATGTGCAGCAGCGTTTGAAGCGCTGATGCTAGAAGCTGGCCTACCTAAAGACGTTTTTCAAAACTTGTATGCCGCACATTCACAAACAGAAATGATCATCTCTCATCCGTTGGTTCGTGGTGTGGCACTTACTGGCTCTGAAGGTTCTGGTGCCATTGTCGCGTCTACCGCGGGTAAAGCTCTTAAAAAATCAACATTAGAACTTGGTGGGGCTGATGCCTTTGTTGTTCTTGCTGACGCTGAAATGGAAAAAACCGTAAATTGGGCTGTATTTGGCCGTCATTGGAATGGTGGGCAAGTTTGCGTATCGTCTAAACGCATGATTATCGCTGATGAAGTTTATGATGACTTCCTTGAACAGTACACCGCTGGTGTTGCTCAATTACAAGCTGGCGACCCGTTTGATCCTGCAACAACATTAGCGCCATTGTCGTCACAAAGTGCGGCAGATGAGCTCAAAGTTAAAATTAATGAAGCCATAGCGCTAGGTGCAATCGCGACTGAAGTCGGGCCTAAAGTTCCTAGCCAAGGTGCATTTGTACAACCCACCATTTTAACAAATATTAGTGAAGATAATCCGGCTCGCAATTGGGAGTTTTTTGGCCCGGTGTCTATGCTGTTTCGTGCAAAAGATGAAGCCGACGCCATTAGAATTGCCAATGATTCTCCATTTGGCTTAGGCGGCTCTGTATTTACCTCTGATCCGGAACATGGCTTAGAGGTTGCCAAACAAATATCTACGGGCATGGTATTTATAAATCATCCAACCATGGTGAAAGCTGATTTACCTTTTGGTGGCGTTCGTCATTCTGGTTATGGTCGAGAGCTTATTGGTTTAGGCATTAAAGAGTTTGTTAACCATAAACTTATCGACGTTGTTGATATTGACGCACCATTTTAA
- a CDS encoding MOSC domain-containing protein, with protein MTFNKLGSVMSVLKGKKIAFARNSTSAINKQSQSTRQQVTKLGIIGDEQGDPNFHGGVEKAIHLYPSEHYKYWCAELGNKPIFQSVGAFGENISSVGVTESDICINDIILIGTTLLQVSQGRMPCWKLNVRCEEPEMALKMQDSLKTGWYFRVLKEGDIGIGDDIILQKRTYPDWSLNRIMKIIYEGSLDSIVLNEMLSLPLVDSWNKLVAKRIALGEVENWNHRLYGE; from the coding sequence ATGACGTTCAATAAACTTGGCAGTGTGATGTCAGTATTAAAAGGTAAGAAGATAGCATTTGCACGAAACAGTACCAGCGCTATTAATAAACAAAGCCAAAGTACACGTCAACAGGTAACCAAACTGGGCATTATTGGCGATGAACAAGGCGATCCTAATTTTCATGGTGGTGTAGAAAAGGCAATTCATCTATATCCCTCAGAACACTATAAATATTGGTGTGCGGAGCTAGGAAATAAACCAATTTTTCAAAGCGTGGGAGCATTCGGTGAGAACATAAGCTCGGTAGGCGTCACTGAAAGTGATATTTGTATCAATGATATCATCTTGATCGGAACAACTTTACTACAAGTTTCTCAAGGAAGAATGCCGTGCTGGAAGTTAAACGTTCGGTGTGAAGAGCCTGAAATGGCGCTAAAAATGCAAGATAGTTTAAAAACAGGTTGGTATTTTAGAGTACTAAAAGAGGGCGATATCGGCATTGGAGACGATATCATCTTACAAAAAAGAACTTATCCTGATTGGTCTTTAAACCGAATAATGAAAATAATTTACGAAGGGTCGTTAGATTCGATAGTACTAAACGAAATGCTTTCATTACCTCTAGTAGACTCGTGGAATAAACTAGTTGCTAAAAGAATCGCATTGGGTGAAGTCGAAAACTGGAACCATCGCTTATATGGTGAATAA